The DNA region TAATGGCAGTCCAAACGCCTCTATTGTATTAAAAAGCGATGTTGAAATTGTTAAAAACGGAACTTCTGACTTGTTGGATCTACCGTTTAATAATCAAATAACCAACTTATATCTTGATAAAAAAGGAAGATTATACGTTTCGGCCACATGTTCAATTCACGATAAAATTTCAGGGAAATATTTAGATTACGAAAAGAGTCAGCCGGCAATAGTTTATATAAGCAAACGGCCAATTTTAGATGTGATTAATTAGGGCTTCGACTCCGCTCAGCCTGACAGAATGGAATAAAAAGCACTGTTAAAAGGGCACAAAAACCATTTTTACCGTCAATTTTAATTGGCGGTGAATGCTTTTAGAATACACTTCAAAATAAACCGGAGCAACGACTACAGGTTCATCACAAAAAAACACAGATGAAAACCATTCATCTGTGTTTATCTACTTTATCGTTATCAAAGTGTAATAAAAAAACTAACTAAGCCTGCAAATCGGCCATTACGGCTTTAATTTTAGCGCCTAGTTCCTCATTTACTTTTGCAAAATCAGAGCGATCGGCCAATGGCGCATTTACGCTGCAATAAAACTTTATTTTCGGCTCTGTACCGCTCGGGCGGGCAGAAACAATGCTACCATCTTCGGTTATAAACTGTAAAACGTCTGATGTTGGGTAATCTAATTTCGTAACTTTTCCTGTTGCTAAATCAGTTTCCTGACTCAATTCGTAGTCTTTCAACACCGAAACTTTCGAGCCGCCCAACGTTGCCGGAGGATTCTCACGGAACTTTACCATCATGGCCTTAATTTCCTCGGCGCCGGTTTTACCTTTTTTGGTAAGCGAAACCAAGTCTTCTTTGTAGAGGCCGTATTCCACATACATATCTAACAAGGCATTATATAAGCTTGCGCCTTTGTCTTTATAGTAGGCCGTCATTTCAGAAATAAAAGCTGCAGAAACAACCGCGTCCTTATCGCGAACTAAATCGCCGATTAAGTAGCCATAACTTTCCTCGCCACCACCAATAAAATACTTCTTGCCCTCTAACTCGGTCATTAACTGCCCGATATATTTGAAACCTGTTAATGTATTGTAGTAAGTTACGTCTTTCTTTTTCGCAATTTCCTCGATTAAATTCGAGGTAACAATGGTTTTAACAATAAATTGGTTTCCATCTAGCTTTCCGCTTTCTTGCCATGCCGAAAGCAGATAATTAATCAATAAACTTCCGGTTTGGTTACCGTTTAGTAAAACCCATTCGCCGTTGTTGTCCTTAACAGCAATACCAACACGATCTGCATCCGGGTCGGTTGCCAAAACCAAATCAGCATCAATTTCTTTTGCTTTGTTCATAGCCAAAGTCAGAGCTTCTTTTTCCTCTGGGTTCGGATAAACCACCGTCGGGAAATTACCATCGGGTTCACTTTGTTCTTCTACAACGGTTACGTTAGTAAAGCCAAACTGTGCTAACGCTTTTGGTACCAGCGTAATTCCCGTTCCGTGAATAGGTGAGTACACGATTTTAAGGTCGTGCTGTCTTTTTATTGCTTCTGGCGAAATTGAAAGCGCCGCAATCCCATCCAGATACAGCTTGTCGACATCTGCACCAATCATTTCAATATTTGCTTCTACGCGGTCAAACTTCACCTCGTCGATGCTTTTAATCTTATTTACTTCATCAATAACCAGTTTGTCATCAGGCGAAGTAAACTGGCCGCCATCGGCGCCATACGCTTTATAGCCATTATATTCTTTAGGGTTATGCGAAGCCGTTAACATGACGCCGCTTTTGCAACCGAAATGACGAACGGCAAACGAAAGTTCGGGAGTTGGCCTCAGCGCTTCGAAAAAGTAAACGTGAATTCCATTTGCCGAGAAAACATCGGCCGTAATCTTTGCAAAATAATCAGAATTATTGCGACTGTCGTGTGCAATAGCAACACTAATTTTCTCACCTTGATATTTGTTGTTCAAATAATTGGCCAGTCCCTGAGTGGCAGTTCCGATAGTATATTTATTGATGCGATTTGAGCCCGCACCCATAATACCCCGCAAGCCTCCGGTACCAAATTCTAAACTTTTATAAAAAGCATCAGTTAAGTCGGTAGTGGCGTTGTTATCCACAAGTGCCTGAATTTCAGATTTAGTCTGTTCGTCGTAATTTCCGTTTAACCACTGATTTATTGTGGCTTGTGTTGTTTGATCAATTGATTGCATTGAGCTGTATTTTAATTTAATATCTGGTGTTGAACAAAATTTCTTTAATGAAGTTTGGCGAAAGCGAAATAAATTTGCCTCCTCCAAATTTTATTTTGTTGAGGGTGTTGCTTTTAAGCTGCTTTTGTTTAATTTCACGCCCCGATACAATAATAAAGAAAATCCAGTATTAAACTGTGGCCACGGTAACTTTTTCGCAATATTGTGAAGTTATGACGCGTTTCTTTTAGTTGAACCAAATACTAAACCAATTGAGCCATTCGTGATTTTGTTGTTCAAACAATTAATTATGAAGGGCTCAAGAAATAAAAAACAATTAGCATCAAATGAAAATATTAAAATTTGGGGGTACATCTGTTGGTAGTCCCGAGCGCATGACGAAGTTGTTGGATATCATTAATCCAAATGAAGAACAAATTGTGGTTTTGTCGGCCGTGTCTGGCACCACCAATAGTTTGGTAGAAATTGCCAATTATTTTTTAGCTGGAGATAAGAAGAAGGGAAGCGAGTGCGTTGAAAATTTGTATCAAAAATATAAGGATTTTGTTGTTGAGTTGTTGCCCGCCGCAGAATTTCAGGAGCAGGGAAATGAAGTAATCGATTATCACTTTGGCTTCTTGGCGGGGTTCGCCAACGATCTTTTTACGGCAATTGAAGAAAAAGTGGTGCTGGCCCAAGGCGAATTGTTGTCGACAACGCTTTACCATATTTATCTAAAATCTATCGGTGTACCTTCGGTTTTGTTGCCCGCACTGGATTTTATGAAAACTGATGACGATAACGAGCCTGATATTCCTTTTACAACGAAGCATTTAACGCCGCTTTTGGCGCAACATGCAGATAATAAGCTCTTTATTACGCAAGGCTATATTTGCCGCAACAGTTTTGGCGAGGTTGATAACCTGCGCCGCGGCGGAAGCGATTATACGGCATCGTTGTTGGGCGCAGCAATTATGGCTGAAGAGGTTCAAATTTGGACGGACATTGACGGAATGCACAACAACGACCCGCGAATTGTAAAGGGTACTAAGCCAATTGCGCAACTTTCGTTCGATGAAGCGGCAGAATTGGCTTACTTCGGTGCGAAGATCTTGCATCCGCAATCTGTTTTTCCGGCGCAGAAATATAAAATTCCGGTTCGTTTGCTAAACACAATGGAGCCATCGGCATCGGGTACTTTGATTACTCACGATAGCGAAAAGGGAAAAATTAAATCTATTGCCGCAAAAGATGGTATTACGGCAATTCGCATTCAATCGAGCCGGATGTTGTTGGCTTACGGCTTTTTGCGCCGAGTTTTCGAAGTATTTGAACGTTATAAAACGCCTATCGATATGATTACAACATCGGAGGTTGCAGTTTCGTTAACAATTGATGAGGTTGGAAATTTGCCACAAATTATCGAGGAGCTTGAAAGTTTTGGCAAGGTAGAGGTTGATACCAACCACAGTATTGTTTGTGTAGTTGGCGATTTCGGTTCGGAAAAGCATGGTTTTGCAAGCCGCGTTTTAGAAGGATTAAAGCACATTCCGATTCGAATGATTTCTTACGGTGGAAGCAACTACAATGTTTCGTTATTGATCTTGAGCGAGTATAAAACGGAGGCTTTACGAAGCTTGCACAATAGATTGTTTGAATAAATTGATTTATATTAGCGTTATGAATGAGGTATTTTTTTTAGTGGAAGAAAGTTTGGAGGGCGGTTATGTAGCCAGGGCCCTTGGCGAATCTATTTTTACTGAGGCGGATAATATGGATGATTTGAAAATTAACATCAAAGAAGCCGTTCTTTGTCATTTTGACGAAGATAAAATGCCGAAGATTATCCGCATTCATTCTGTTAAAGAGGAACTATTAACCGTATAATGAAGGCACCTCGTGATTTATCAGCGACGGATCTAATTAAGGTTTTAAAAAGATTTGGTTATGAAATTACAAGGCAAAAAGGCAGTCATATCCGGTTATCACTCGTGGTTGGAGAAACAACTCACCATGTCACAATTCCGAATCACAATCCTTTGCGGTTGGGAACACTAATGTCAATTATTAATGATGTGAGTGACTTTTTAAAAGTTCCCAAAACCGATATCTTAAAGTAAATTATTCGAACAATAGGTAAAAAGCACCAATGATAACCAGCAGTCCAATCAGGAAATGAAAGGCGAGGAAAGTTTGAGGCAGTAAACCGTTTTTGTACTTTTTATACGAATTCAGTAATCCTATCGAAATGATTAAAACGATAAATATGGAGGCAATAATCTTCATTTGCGAATAAATAAGAAAAACAATGCAATCAAAAGCAGTACGATAAAAAACCGGACTTTTCCGTTATACTGTTTCCGGGTAATTCTTCCGTGCTTTAAATCGAGATAGTTACCCAAATAAATCAGCCCAAAAAATAGAATTAAAAATATAATAAGAAATTTGAACATGTTCGCCGATAAAGATATATCAAAGTTTAGCAATATAGAAACGCCTTTTTATTATTACGATACCGATTTGTTGCAAAAAACGCTGAGCACTTGTGCACAGGCAGCAGCGCCTTATCAATTTCACATCCATTATGCGTTGAAGGCAAACTTCAATTCGGTATTGTTGAACCAGATTAAGGAGATTGGCTTCGGAGCGGATTGTGTAAGCGCCGGAGAGGTGAGAAGGGCCGTAGAAGTTGGTTTTGATCATAAAAAAATTGTGTTTGCCGGGGTGGGTAAATCAGACAAAGAAATAAACGAAGCGCTCGATCTGGATATATTTTGCTTCAACGTGGAGTCGATTCAAGAATTGGAAGTCCTTAACGAGCTGGCCGCAGCTAAAGGCAAAACCGCACAGGTGGCCATCCGTATCAATCCGAACGTTGATGCCCACACGCACCACAACATTACCACGGGGCTGGATGAAAATAAATTCGGTATCAATTCATGGGACTTGCCAGAATGTGCCGATACCTTAAAACAGGCCCAAAACCTAAAGTTTGTTGGAATCCACTTTCATATTGGCTCTCAAATTACCAACCTCGATGTGTATAAAAACCTTTGCGTAAGGGTAAACGAGTTTTGCACCTGGTTTGAAGATCGCGGTTTTGTGGTCGAAGTTTTAAATGTAGGCGGTGGCCTGGGCATTGATTATTACAATCCTGATAACCAGATTCCAGATTTTGAGTCTTATTTTAAAATCTTTGACGAGTTTTTAGACGTTAAGCCAAACCAGGAAGTTCATTTTGAATTGGGGAGAGCGCTTGTTGGACAATCGGCCTCGTTAATTACACGGGCCTTGTACATCAAAAACGGTAAGAAAAAGAACTTTGTTGTTTTGGATGCCGGAATGACCGAATTAATGCGCCCAGCTTTGTACCAGGCATATCATAAAATCGAGAATTTAAGTCGGAAATCCGAAGTCGGAAGTTTTGCGCCTGCGACGATCAAATACGATATTGTTGGGCCGATTTGCGAAAGTACGGATTGCTTTGGTAAGGAAGTAGAACAGCCGGAATCGTTCAGGGGCGATATTTTTGCCATTCGCAGCGCTGGCGCCTATGGCGAGGTGATGGCATCAAAATATAATCTCAGGGATGCGATAAGATCGGTTTATAGTAACGAATTGTAGAACTTGTCGTTTAACTACAAGTCGCTCCAAGTTTAACAAGGGAGTCAAGTTTTTAAAATGCACTGCCCCCAGAAGTTAAACACTTTACGGGGGCATTTTTATGAGTAGAAAAATTAAATACAGTTTAGAGTTAAAACTGTTATTGGTAAAACAGGCCATCAAAGGAGAAGGCTCTGTGCGTGCGATAGCTAAAGAAAACCAACTTGACCACACCATTCTGGATCGATGGGTAAGTTTTTACAAAGTCTATGGGATAGAGGGGCTACGGCTTCCTGCTCGCCAATATGATGGTGAGTTTAAGTTAAAGGCAATACAGACATTAAGAGCGGGAGGCTTATCTTTGTACCAAGCCTGCATCCGGTTCAAGATTCCTTCAGTCAGTATGCTTAGCAACTGGCAGAAAAAATATGAAAGCCATGGTGCAGAATCACTTTTCAAATCATGTCGAGGAAAGCCAAAATCTATGAATAAATCTGATAAAATCCCAAAACAAGGTACTGCCAATGCGCGGGAGCAGGAACTGGAAAACAAATATTTACGTGCGGAAAATGAATACCTAAAAAAGTTGTACGCCTTAATTCAGAAGGAAGAATTAGAGAAAAGGAAAAAGCGCTGATTATCCATGAATTAAGGCGGGAATACGACTTAAAGGATTTACTTCAATCGGCAGATATGCCCCGAAGTACATTCTACTATTATCTTAAACAGGAGAAAACAACAGATAAATATGCACAGATCAAAACGCAGATCAGGAAAATATATGAGCGGCATAAGGGCCGGTTTGGCTACAGAAGGATAGTGTATGCTTTGAGAAATCTAGGGTTTCACATCAATCGTAGAACAGTTTTGAGGTCGATGAAAGTTCTGGGGCTGAAAAGTGTGATTAGGGCAAAAAAATACAGATCCTACAGGGGGCAGTTTGGAAAGGCGCCAGACAATATATTACAACATAATTTTAAGGCAAAATGCCCCTCTGAAAAATGGGCAACAGATGTTACAGAATTTAAGGTAGGCTCACAGAAGGTATACCTATCGCCGGTAATCGATCTGTTCAATGGAGAAATAATAAGTTACGAATTAGCGGGAAGTCCCAATTTCAAGCAGGTGACAGATATGCTCAAAAAAGCATTTAAAAGGGTGCCTGGAAAACGGACGAACCTAATCATACATTCGGATCAGGGGTGGCAGTATCAGATGAAAGCATATCAGGATTTATTGAGAAAAAAGGCCGTTGTACAGAGCATGTCGAGAAAAGGCAACTGTTTAGATAATGCAGTAATCGAAAACTTCTTTGGAACTATAAAATCTGAACTTTTTTATTTGAAAAAGTACCAAAGCATAGAAGAACTAAAAAAAGATATTAAATCTTACATTACTTATTATAATCACGACAGAATCAGGATTAACCTAGAAGGAACGAGTCCGGTAAAATACCGAACTCATAGGTTTAAAAATTAAATTATTTTTGTGCATACTTCTGGGGGCAGTCCAAGCTAAAATTATAAATTGTATAACCTTGCCTGTACCATACAAATCTAAATGACGATGGTGCTATTTAGGAACGCGATCCTCAATCCGAATGGACTTAAAACAGCCGCAACTGATCGCCTGGTGGTTTCTCCTTACCAAACACCGTCCGGCCGCCGTATTTCCAGCTGTCGGTTCGTTCGCGGGCTATTACTTTATCAAAATCCATATTCGGTATAAAATCCTTTTCCGCATTTTTGGCAATCTGATGAAGCGATTTAATCGCTTGCTGCTTATCGCTGTGGCCAATTTTCGCACTTTCTACTGCCTTTTGTAGCACGCTTATGGTTTCATCAAAAACGTTTACAGGCACCGGAAACGGGTGCCCATCTTTACCTCCGTGGGCAAACGAGTACCTCGCAGGATCGGAAAACCTCGATGGCGTGCCATAAATCACCTCGCTTACCAAAGCCATCGACTGTAGAGTTCTCGGCCCCATTCCCTGTAACAACAACAATTCTTCAAAGTCTGCTGGTTGCTTTTCTTGCGCCAACCATAAAATGCTTCCCAAACGCTTCAAGTCAACATCTTTTGCTTTCACGTCGTGGTGGCTGGGCATTACCAGTTTTTGAACTTCGGCCATCATGCGCACGGGCGACTCTTGGGTAATCGCCATCATGGTTTGCCTTGTGGTATTTGCCGCGCTGGCAGTTAGATTGAGAATTTGACCTTGATTTATTCCACAAACGCCCGAATGAGGCTCCTCAATAAACGATTTCAGATTTTCCGAATGCCAATGGTAGCGCCTTGCCGTTGAACTGGCATCGCTCATTCCTTGCTGAACCACTGCCCAATCGCCATCGCTGTTTAAGATAAAACTGTGCAGATATAGTTGAAACCCGTCTTGAACCGCAGTATTGTCAACCTTGGCACTTAATTTACTGGCCCGAACCAGTTCATTCCCATTGAGGCCGGTTTTATCGGCTATTCTTAACAATTCGTTTGGCGTTTCGCGGCTAAATTTTCCTTTGCCACCGCAGATATAAATCCCCAATTCCCGTGAGAGCGGGTTAATTGACTTCTTCAATGCGCCCATTACGGAAGTGGTTATGCCCGACGAATGCCAATCCATGCCCATTACGGCACCTAAACTCTGGAACCAAAATGGACTGCTGAGCCGACGAATCACTTCACTTTTACCATATTCTACCAATATAGATTCCACAATAGCCAGCCCGAGTTTGGCCATGCGCTGCGCCAACCACGGCGGAACATGGCCATAATGTAAAGGTAAATCCGCACTTCCTGATCTTTTCAATACTAACAAAATTAGTAATTTTATTGATAAACTGAAACCATCGTTGTGATCTTTTAAAACGTTTGACCCTTTATTTTGTTAATTTTGATCAACTCCTGATTGCATGCGTAAACTTTTACAACGGTTATTGAGTAAATGGGTAATTAAAATGTCGAACAAGTTTGGTTCAAGGCCAAACCGCGACCGTATTCACGATGCTTTAATCAAGCTGTTCGCCGAAATCAATGGCGAAAAAAGTAAACGGGGAATTACCCTCAATATCACCAGGAACGATAAGATTGTGGTTTTTTCGGACCAGCACAAGGGTGCGCGAGACTTTGCAGACGATTTCTCATTGGCTGAAAAAAATTATCTAGCGGCTTTAAAGCACTATAATTCGAATAACTTCCATTATATAAACTTAGGCGACAGCGAAGAGTTATGGGAAAATTTGGTAGAATCGGTAATCAGGCACAATAAGCAGAGCTTCGAGGCCGAAAAAATGTTTATTGCTCGGAAGGCTTTTACAAAAATATTCGGAAACCACGACCTTTATTGGGATAACGATCCACTGGCAAGCTTCAACCTAAAGCGGATATACGGCGAAAGCGTTCGCATTTATGAGGGTGCAATTTTAAAGCTTGCGCTCGACAACCAAAATTTAAATATCTTTTTAACGCATGGCCATCAAGGCGATTCTGCAAGCGACGGCAACTGGTTTAGTAAGTGGTTTGTAAGTACAATTTGGGCGCCACTGCAATCTTATTTGCAGATTAACCCAAATACTCCCGCTTACGATAACGAGTTAAAAACCGCCCATAATGAATTGATGTACAGCTGGCAGGCGCAACGGAAAAACACCATCTTAATTACGGGGCACACGCATCAACCCGTATTTGCTTCGCTTACTCACCTCGAAAGAATTTACATGCGGCTACAGGCTGCCGTTACGGCCAATGATGAAGTTGAAGTTGAAAAATTAAATGCTGAGTTAAAGATCAGAGTGAGAGCAGGCGCTTTAGCTCCCGAATTTAAAGCGTACGAGCCCGGTTATTTCAACAGCGGCTGCTGTTGCTTTAACGATGGCGATATTACCGGAATCGAAATTGAAGATGGCTTTATCCGACTTATTAAATGGTCATTCCAAAAAACAGGATCGCCCGCCCGGTTTTTATTAGAAGAAATGCGATTAGAGGAACTTACGGAGCCTACTTAATCGGTAATTCAACGAAAAACGTGGTCCCTTCATTTTGTCCCGCACTTTCTGCCCAAATCTTTCCTTTATGTACATCAACGTACATTTTTGCCAGCGTTAAGCCTAGCCCGTTCGACAATTCTTTGGCGGTAGACTTGCTACTGAGCGGAGCAAACTTAACAAACAAGCGATCGAGATCTTCCGCTGAAAGACCAACTCCGCTATCTTTAATGGCTATGGTAATTGTATTTTCAGCTTTTTGATGGGATATTTCAATCACTCCATTGGGTTGCGAGAACTTGTTTGCATTTTGTAAAAGCTGATAAAAAACAGTCGACAGTTTTTCTTTGTCGCCATAAATTATCAGCTCCTCATTATCATCAAACTGAAGTGCTTTGTTTTTTTTAACAGAATCAAATTCAATTGACTGCATAGCCGAACGTAAAATTGAACTTAAGTCGATTTTTTCCTTTTGTGGTTTAAACGAGCCGTTTTCTCTTCGGGCAGAACTGAGGATATTGTTCAGCTGATCGACGATTGTTTTCGATTGCACGTTGATTTTTTTAGCAATCGTCGCAGCTTTTTCGTCAATATTTTGCATTCTGCTCATCAACTCAGCCTGCAATGAAATCGTTGTCATTGGGTTTTTAAGGTCGTGAATAAGCACATGTAAGCGATCGTCCTGCGCCCTCATTGTATTTCGTATGGCTGTTCGCGTCGCTAGTTTATCAGTTATAATAACCGATAAACTTTTCAACATATTTACCTTTTTATCAGTCACTAACGCCTCTGTATCTGAATAAACACTTATCACTCCAATAAGTTTATCATCCAATGTTTTAATTGGTACAGATAAGCAGAATGTTGGCGCTGATACTTCGTTATTATTTGCTAAAAATACTTCCTCTGTTTCGAGCACCTCCACTGCACCTTTTAAAAATTCATCAGCCAAAATGCGATCGCCTAAGCGGGAGATAGTGAAAACCTCATCACCAACGAAACTAATACAGGCATTGTCAACTTCAAAAATTCCAGCGGCCAGTTTACAAATATTGTCAAAAGCGAGATCGGGGTTGAGACTTAAAATTTCGTAGGCGTTGCCATTTCTTAAGCGTGTTTCTGCGGATGTCGGGTGAATATGGGTCATCTGTTTAGTAACAAATAATAATAGGAATATTTAGACGTTTTTCGAATTTGATAAAGTTAAATAATATCTTTAATAACATAATTATTATAAACAATTATGTGCGTTATCAGTTAATACATTGAAAACCGTGTTGAGGATAACAACTATAATTCGCAAACAAAACAGCCCAAAAATGAGATTATACATCGAACGTAAACCCGTAAAGGTAAATCCCGATACCAAACGAGTAATTGCCCGTTTTTTTTTCAACGGAGAAGAAAGAGCTTTACAAGTAATTAAAAAAGTTTTAGAATTTTCTGATGAAAAAGTATTTGCATTAATTTCACCAATACTGCAAGAATACTCTAAAAGGCATAGAAACATCACCAAAATTTTAAATCGGCATAGTAAAAAGTTAAAAAAACAACTTGCCGTTTTGGGTACCGATCTCGAAGATTTAGACCAATACAAAAGGCTCTTGATCGGCGCTTACTTTACACACGAATATTCAATAGAATCAGCAGCATTTTTCAATCCGAGTATTGTTGATGATCCCGACCAAAGCGATTTGGTGGAAGGAGAGAAGCGGGTAATCATCAGTTTTAGGGCCGTGGGAGAGGGGCATATTTCGTCAATCGTATTCAGAAGGGCGCTCATTGATAAACACAACAACATTCAGGTTTTACCTGTCGGCAATTATGTAGATGAGGCCGAAGTAGTAAAAAATGCCATTTACGTAAAGAAGCTCTTTTTTAAGAAAGCGGCATACGCACAGATAGACCCTTCGGTTATTGAAGAGATTGAAGCACAGCTGGATGATAAGTTCGAGTACACCAGCCTCAGCAACATTATTAAAGATTCAAAGAGTTTACATAAAGGTTCGCCAGACAGACTGATAGAATACGACAAAGTGCTTTGGCTATCAGACACTTACCACACCATATCGTTCTCTAAGGACACCGATATCTCAGATCGTGTTATTTTTCCCATTTCGGAATTTGAGCGAAAAGGGATTGAAGATGCCCGCTTTGTGAAGTTTGTGAAAGATGATGGAAGAGTGCTTTACTACGCTACTTACACCGCTTTCGATGGTTCGCTAATTATCCCGAAATTGGTGCAAACGGCAGATTTCTACGAGTTTAAGGTGATACCTTTGTACGGCGATGGTGCGCAAAATAAAAACCTCGCTTTGTTTCCCCGCAAAATAAATGGAAAATATGTAATGATGAGCCGGATTGA from Pedobacter endophyticus includes:
- a CDS encoding phospho-sugar mutase, whose protein sequence is MQSIDQTTQATINQWLNGNYDEQTKSEIQALVDNNATTDLTDAFYKSLEFGTGGLRGIMGAGSNRINKYTIGTATQGLANYLNNKYQGEKISVAIAHDSRNNSDYFAKITADVFSANGIHVYFFEALRPTPELSFAVRHFGCKSGVMLTASHNPKEYNGYKAYGADGGQFTSPDDKLVIDEVNKIKSIDEVKFDRVEANIEMIGADVDKLYLDGIAALSISPEAIKRQHDLKIVYSPIHGTGITLVPKALAQFGFTNVTVVEEQSEPDGNFPTVVYPNPEEKEALTLAMNKAKEIDADLVLATDPDADRVGIAVKDNNGEWVLLNGNQTGSLLINYLLSAWQESGKLDGNQFIVKTIVTSNLIEEIAKKKDVTYYNTLTGFKYIGQLMTELEGKKYFIGGGEESYGYLIGDLVRDKDAVVSAAFISEMTAYYKDKGASLYNALLDMYVEYGLYKEDLVSLTKKGKTGAEEIKAMMVKFRENPPATLGGSKVSVLKDYELSQETDLATGKVTKLDYPTSDVLQFITEDGSIVSARPSGTEPKIKFYCSVNAPLADRSDFAKVNEELGAKIKAVMADLQA
- a CDS encoding aspartate kinase, yielding MKILKFGGTSVGSPERMTKLLDIINPNEEQIVVLSAVSGTTNSLVEIANYFLAGDKKKGSECVENLYQKYKDFVVELLPAAEFQEQGNEVIDYHFGFLAGFANDLFTAIEEKVVLAQGELLSTTLYHIYLKSIGVPSVLLPALDFMKTDDDNEPDIPFTTKHLTPLLAQHADNKLFITQGYICRNSFGEVDNLRRGGSDYTASLLGAAIMAEEVQIWTDIDGMHNNDPRIVKGTKPIAQLSFDEAAELAYFGAKILHPQSVFPAQKYKIPVRLLNTMEPSASGTLITHDSEKGKIKSIAAKDGITAIRIQSSRMLLAYGFLRRVFEVFERYKTPIDMITTSEVAVSLTIDEVGNLPQIIEELESFGKVEVDTNHSIVCVVGDFGSEKHGFASRVLEGLKHIPIRMISYGGSNYNVSLLILSEYKTEALRSLHNRLFE
- a CDS encoding 2-oxoisovalerate dehydrogenase — protein: MNEVFFLVEESLEGGYVARALGESIFTEADNMDDLKINIKEAVLCHFDEDKMPKIIRIHSVKEELLTV
- a CDS encoding type II toxin-antitoxin system HicA family toxin, whose amino-acid sequence is MKAPRDLSATDLIKVLKRFGYEITRQKGSHIRLSLVVGETTHHVTIPNHNPLRLGTLMSIINDVSDFLKVPKTDILK
- the lysA gene encoding diaminopimelate decarboxylase, whose translation is MFADKDISKFSNIETPFYYYDTDLLQKTLSTCAQAAAPYQFHIHYALKANFNSVLLNQIKEIGFGADCVSAGEVRRAVEVGFDHKKIVFAGVGKSDKEINEALDLDIFCFNVESIQELEVLNELAAAKGKTAQVAIRINPNVDAHTHHNITTGLDENKFGINSWDLPECADTLKQAQNLKFVGIHFHIGSQITNLDVYKNLCVRVNEFCTWFEDRGFVVEVLNVGGGLGIDYYNPDNQIPDFESYFKIFDEFLDVKPNQEVHFELGRALVGQSASLITRALYIKNGKKKNFVVLDAGMTELMRPALYQAYHKIENLSRKSEVGSFAPATIKYDIVGPICESTDCFGKEVEQPESFRGDIFAIRSAGAYGEVMASKYNLRDAIRSVYSNEL
- a CDS encoding helix-turn-helix domain-containing protein, with translation MSRKIKYSLELKLLLVKQAIKGEGSVRAIAKENQLDHTILDRWVSFYKVYGIEGLRLPARQYDGEFKLKAIQTLRAGGLSLYQACIRFKIPSVSMLSNWQKKYESHGAESLFKSCRGKPKSMNKSDKIPKQGTANAREQELENKYLRAENEYLKKLYALIQKEELEKRKKR
- a CDS encoding IS3 family transposase gives rise to the protein MHELRREYDLKDLLQSADMPRSTFYYYLKQEKTTDKYAQIKTQIRKIYERHKGRFGYRRIVYALRNLGFHINRRTVLRSMKVLGLKSVIRAKKYRSYRGQFGKAPDNILQHNFKAKCPSEKWATDVTEFKVGSQKVYLSPVIDLFNGEIISYELAGSPNFKQVTDMLKKAFKRVPGKRTNLIIHSDQGWQYQMKAYQDLLRKKAVVQSMSRKGNCLDNAVIENFFGTIKSELFYLKKYQSIEELKKDIKSYITYYNHDRIRINLEGTSPVKYRTHRFKN
- a CDS encoding DUF763 domain-containing protein — protein: MKRSGSADLPLHYGHVPPWLAQRMAKLGLAIVESILVEYGKSEVIRRLSSPFWFQSLGAVMGMDWHSSGITTSVMGALKKSINPLSRELGIYICGGKGKFSRETPNELLRIADKTGLNGNELVRASKLSAKVDNTAVQDGFQLYLHSFILNSDGDWAVVQQGMSDASSTARRYHWHSENLKSFIEEPHSGVCGINQGQILNLTASAANTTRQTMMAITQESPVRMMAEVQKLVMPSHHDVKAKDVDLKRLGSILWLAQEKQPADFEELLLLQGMGPRTLQSMALVSEVIYGTPSRFSDPARYSFAHGGKDGHPFPVPVNVFDETISVLQKAVESAKIGHSDKQQAIKSLHQIAKNAEKDFIPNMDFDKVIARERTDSWKYGGRTVFGKEKPPGDQLRLF
- a CDS encoding metallophosphoesterase, coding for MRKLLQRLLSKWVIKMSNKFGSRPNRDRIHDALIKLFAEINGEKSKRGITLNITRNDKIVVFSDQHKGARDFADDFSLAEKNYLAALKHYNSNNFHYINLGDSEELWENLVESVIRHNKQSFEAEKMFIARKAFTKIFGNHDLYWDNDPLASFNLKRIYGESVRIYEGAILKLALDNQNLNIFLTHGHQGDSASDGNWFSKWFVSTIWAPLQSYLQINPNTPAYDNELKTAHNELMYSWQAQRKNTILITGHTHQPVFASLTHLERIYMRLQAAVTANDEVEVEKLNAELKIRVRAGALAPEFKAYEPGYFNSGCCCFNDGDITGIEIEDGFIRLIKWSFQKTGSPARFLLEEMRLEELTEPT
- a CDS encoding GAF domain-containing sensor histidine kinase, producing the protein MTHIHPTSAETRLRNGNAYEILSLNPDLAFDNICKLAAGIFEVDNACISFVGDEVFTISRLGDRILADEFLKGAVEVLETEEVFLANNNEVSAPTFCLSVPIKTLDDKLIGVISVYSDTEALVTDKKVNMLKSLSVIITDKLATRTAIRNTMRAQDDRLHVLIHDLKNPMTTISLQAELMSRMQNIDEKAATIAKKINVQSKTIVDQLNNILSSARRENGSFKPQKEKIDLSSILRSAMQSIEFDSVKKNKALQFDDNEELIIYGDKEKLSTVFYQLLQNANKFSQPNGVIEISHQKAENTITIAIKDSGVGLSAEDLDRLFVKFAPLSSKSTAKELSNGLGLTLAKMYVDVHKGKIWAESAGQNEGTTFFVELPIK